The following are encoded together in the Thermoanaerobaculia bacterium genome:
- a CDS encoding proprotein convertase P-domain-containing protein: MKSALDAMTYIAPELRVSETGEDYEEIRETFATSNAVQQFLNANGGEWRAYIDLRRGVPSLLEGKGIPFLPGLSNNLSWNSFGADCSSIQCIPKEKVETLARNFLEQYQGLFPVRQDELVLDPDGTVPVWESIYLIRFQWVMDGIPVERASIYFIINNGGLIQISSKRIAPIYLNTTPTLTKQDAWLILDRYLGKNSVTNDDVILDAGSLSIIPTTKKGMDTFKYSGTIGSMADYRLVYKIAFRRSGLDGTWEASIDAHSGELLRFVDINRYGRIHGGAKTSDGVPMDEDRPFPFADTGLASPNQYSDAQGNFSGDNATSTLTGKYCTIADACGSISNTTTTGDMDFITDPSDESVTDCSVPPGNTGGLGNTKSARTQFFNLTAINLKAQIYNPSNTWLTSSSITAETNDGTDCNAYSSGSLVHFYKRIAGSCNNLGEIPGVSMHEWSHSYDNYDGSGGDSPPLETYGDFAAIVQTHNSCTGAGFLIGVNCHGYGDACTDCTGVRDCDWAKHASNTPWTVSNNADNGGTVWDSCGTGSYQGPCGWEDHCESGISTQALWDFVYRDLPTYSGMDLTSAWMLEDRLWFTGVITLDDMYTCTGSSSSGCTGNTLYNVMRALDDDNSNLNDGTPHAQAIYQSLARHQIACGAAGDAANQNYSTCPSLTTPTLSTAGGNNSVTLTWTSGGSNATRYFVYRNESDCDVAFNRIAVVNAPTLTYVDDACVNGYTYYYRIQAATSNDACVSSSSNCATGIPVECTGSPILDSSLYNCSSTVIVSIGDSSAPSSPFTVDAWSTSDPTHRAVTVSGAGSPYTGSFTITSGAGGPGVVHVEHGNTLYVEYTDPDNCGSGTLAVQATALIDCSGPMISNVNAINISGTTADIVWDTNENSDSEVTYENATPPVSGYASDFALTTSHSVHLTGLSECTQYYFYVESTDPAANTAMDNNSGSYYTFKTVKNTQPTYTNTTQVPIPDSNTTGASSVISVPDDKVISDVNVTVNITHTYDGDLEIHLIAPDNTDIILSNNRGGSGDNFTDTVFDDEASTAIASGAAPFTGSFIPDQALSTFDTMSGLGDWTLKVIDSAGGDTGTIDSWSIEFTFPAGVCPDSNGWIQLDDVVYGCNSPMEITVQDADLLGTGTLGVEVFSDTESTPETVSLTENPASSGIFVGTFDTTNAAPAGGDGAVSISHGDTITARYIDADDGLGGTNVPKTDTASAECQPPVISNVLISNITGNSAEVTWDTDKNADSTVVYEDGMPPSASTEFDGTLVMSHSIVLTGLTSCTTYYLYVQSADVYGSTATDTNSGSYYSFTTIQNSNPTYASADVPKAISDYATVTSTIDVPDTKAIVDINVLINITHTFDGDLDIFLIAPDDTRVELTTDNGSGGDNFVDTIFDQEAATSITAGAAPFTGSFRPEGDLSTLYTKMANGTWTLEIYDDGSGDTGTLTGWSLIFTFPGAACGPHMTYSTHALVADTCTGTGGAVDGVWDAGERVQFSVTVENDGTVDLTNVTATVTAVTAGMSMVDGSASFGAIARGATGLSQGDHVMVQLPPGLSCGQMVDFSIEITSDLGTTWTDTFSQELGSYSGGTVPIWIDDFETDRGWTFSSAAGEWERGAPQGLGGSANGGSGNSDPSAAVSGTRVLGNDLSGQGSYSGNYEDSITTASTATSPAINCSGYSNVQLSFQRWLGVESSTFDHARVQVSNDGTNWTEVYGNPSSSFSDSSWGLFTYDISAVADDQAAVYVRFSISSDGSVRYCGWNIDDVTLLGDIPPVCNMNICTPGSSGPTPIPDGSGGSTAVIVTKANTTGSQLTVTWDDMCSPAEADLIMGPLSSIASYTVSGWQCTLDNPHTWDIGSTTNVWFVLVGEDGSGTESSWGTSASGQRNGTTMSGVCGHSARDNNGTCP, encoded by the coding sequence ATGAAGTCAGCACTGGACGCAATGACCTATATTGCACCAGAGTTGCGGGTCAGTGAAACCGGGGAAGATTATGAGGAAATAAGAGAAACTTTTGCAACGTCGAATGCTGTTCAACAATTTCTCAATGCTAACGGAGGAGAATGGCGTGCCTACATCGATTTGCGCCGCGGAGTTCCCTCACTCCTCGAAGGGAAAGGGATACCCTTTTTGCCCGGCCTCTCGAACAATCTCTCCTGGAATTCATTTGGGGCTGACTGTTCTTCGATCCAGTGCATTCCCAAGGAAAAAGTCGAAACCCTCGCGCGCAATTTTTTGGAGCAGTACCAGGGTCTCTTCCCGGTCAGACAGGATGAGCTGGTTTTAGATCCGGATGGTACCGTTCCAGTCTGGGAATCGATCTACCTGATCCGCTTTCAATGGGTTATGGACGGGATCCCTGTAGAACGCGCTTCCATCTATTTCATTATCAACAATGGAGGTTTGATTCAGATTTCCTCCAAGAGGATTGCACCTATCTATCTGAACACTACGCCCACGCTCACAAAACAGGATGCCTGGCTGATTCTGGATCGTTATCTGGGAAAAAACTCTGTTACAAATGACGATGTAATTCTCGATGCCGGGTCGCTTTCGATCATTCCAACAACAAAAAAGGGGATGGATACCTTCAAATATTCAGGAACGATCGGATCCATGGCCGACTATCGTCTGGTCTATAAAATTGCGTTTCGCAGGTCCGGACTGGATGGAACCTGGGAAGCTTCGATCGATGCTCACAGTGGAGAATTGCTCCGATTTGTTGACATCAATCGGTATGGAAGAATTCACGGAGGGGCCAAGACTTCGGACGGTGTCCCCATGGATGAAGACCGGCCCTTTCCTTTTGCCGATACGGGTCTGGCTTCCCCGAACCAATATTCGGATGCGCAGGGAAACTTTTCCGGTGACAACGCCACTTCTACCCTGACCGGGAAATATTGCACGATCGCCGATGCCTGCGGTTCGATCAGTAATACCACAACCACAGGTGACATGGATTTTATTACGGATCCTTCGGATGAATCGGTGACAGACTGTTCGGTACCCCCGGGCAACACTGGCGGTTTGGGAAATACTAAATCCGCTAGAACCCAGTTTTTCAATTTAACCGCAATTAATTTAAAAGCGCAGATCTACAATCCATCCAACACCTGGCTTACCAGCAGTTCCATTACAGCAGAAACTAATGACGGCACAGATTGCAATGCGTACTCAAGCGGCTCATTAGTTCATTTTTACAAACGAATCGCAGGTAGTTGCAATAATCTGGGAGAAATTCCCGGCGTATCGATGCATGAATGGTCACACAGCTATGATAATTATGACGGGTCGGGTGGCGACTCTCCGCCGCTTGAAACCTATGGAGACTTCGCGGCGATTGTACAGACCCACAACTCCTGCACAGGTGCAGGATTCCTGATCGGGGTCAACTGTCATGGGTATGGGGATGCCTGTACAGACTGCACCGGTGTCCGGGATTGTGACTGGGCTAAACATGCTTCCAACACACCGTGGACTGTTTCCAACAATGCCGACAATGGAGGCACGGTCTGGGATTCCTGCGGGACGGGGAGCTACCAGGGTCCGTGCGGTTGGGAGGACCATTGCGAATCCGGAATTTCGACACAGGCGTTGTGGGATTTCGTCTATCGGGACCTGCCGACGTACAGCGGCATGGATTTAACTTCAGCCTGGATGCTGGAAGACCGTCTATGGTTTACGGGGGTCATTACCCTCGATGATATGTACACCTGTACCGGTTCCTCCTCAAGTGGATGTACCGGGAACACGCTATACAACGTTATGCGTGCTCTGGATGATGACAATTCCAATCTTAACGATGGAACACCTCATGCGCAGGCGATCTATCAATCCCTTGCCCGGCATCAGATTGCCTGCGGAGCAGCAGGAGATGCTGCAAACCAGAACTACAGTACCTGCCCAAGTCTGACTACACCGACGCTCAGCACTGCAGGTGGGAATAATTCTGTCACGCTTACCTGGACATCGGGTGGATCCAATGCCACCCGGTATTTCGTATACCGAAATGAATCAGATTGTGACGTAGCCTTCAACAGGATTGCGGTCGTTAATGCACCAACATTAACCTATGTGGACGATGCATGTGTGAACGGCTATACGTACTATTACCGAATTCAGGCTGCCACGAGCAATGACGCCTGTGTTAGTTCAAGCAGTAACTGCGCCACTGGTATCCCTGTTGAATGTACAGGATCTCCGATCCTGGACTCTTCCCTTTACAACTGCAGCTCAACGGTCATTGTTTCCATTGGTGATTCCAGTGCACCTTCTTCCCCCTTCACTGTCGATGCCTGGTCTACTTCAGATCCCACGCACAGAGCTGTGACGGTTTCAGGCGCTGGTTCGCCCTACACGGGATCCTTTACCATAACCAGCGGAGCTGGGGGACCTGGTGTTGTACACGTTGAACATGGTAATACTCTCTACGTGGAATACACCGATCCGGATAACTGTGGAAGCGGAACGCTGGCCGTTCAAGCGACGGCACTGATTGATTGTTCCGGTCCGATGATTTCCAACGTGAATGCCATCAATATTTCAGGTACGACGGCAGATATCGTATGGGACACGAACGAAAATTCGGACAGTGAAGTCACCTATGAAAACGCGACGCCTCCTGTATCCGGCTATGCCAGCGACTTTGCTCTCACGACTTCTCACTCCGTCCATCTGACCGGACTCAGCGAATGTACGCAGTACTATTTTTACGTCGAATCGACGGACCCGGCCGCGAACACCGCCATGGACAACAACAGCGGCAGTTACTACACGTTTAAAACGGTGAAGAACACGCAGCCAACCTATACGAACACGACGCAGGTACCCATTCCAGACAGCAACACCACAGGCGCGAGCTCGGTGATTAGCGTTCCCGATGACAAGGTGATCAGCGATGTCAATGTGACCGTCAATATTACCCATACCTATGATGGAGATCTGGAGATCCATCTCATTGCCCCGGACAACACGGACATTATCCTTTCCAATAACAGAGGAGGTAGTGGGGACAATTTCACCGACACGGTCTTTGATGACGAGGCGTCGACAGCGATTGCTTCGGGTGCAGCGCCCTTCACGGGAAGCTTTATCCCGGACCAGGCTTTGAGCACGTTTGACACGATGAGCGGTCTGGGGGACTGGACGTTGAAGGTCATTGATTCCGCGGGTGGCGATACGGGGACGATCGACAGCTGGTCGATCGAGTTCACCTTCCCCGCGGGCGTCTGCCCCGACTCGAACGGCTGGATCCAGCTGGACGACGTGGTATACGGCTGCAACAGTCCGATGGAGATCACGGTGCAGGACGCCGATCTTCTGGGAACGGGGACCCTGGGTGTAGAGGTTTTTTCCGACACCGAATCAACGCCGGAGACGGTGAGCCTTACGGAGAACCCGGCGAGTTCCGGGATCTTTGTGGGGACATTTGACACGACCAACGCGGCGCCGGCCGGGGGAGATGGGGCGGTCAGCATCTCCCATGGGGACACGATCACGGCGCGGTACATCGACGCCGATGACGGGTTGGGTGGCACCAACGTGCCGAAGACGGACACGGCATCGGCGGAATGCCAGCCGCCGGTGATCTCCAACGTGCTGATCAGTAATATTACGGGGAACAGTGCGGAAGTGACATGGGATACAGACAAGAACGCGGACAGCACAGTCGTCTATGAAGACGGGATGCCGCCTTCGGCCAGCACGGAGTTCGACGGGACGCTGGTTATGTCGCATTCAATCGTTCTGACCGGATTGACGTCATGTACGACATACTATCTGTACGTCCAGTCGGCGGATGTCTACGGAAGCACGGCAACCGATACCAACAGTGGAAGCTATTACAGCTTTACGACGATTCAGAATTCCAATCCGACCTATGCCTCCGCCGATGTTCCCAAGGCCATCAGTGACTACGCGACGGTCACCTCCACGATTGACGTACCGGACACGAAGGCAATTGTGGATATCAATGTGTTGATCAATATCACCCACACTTTCGACGGTGACCTGGACATTTTCCTGATCGCCCCGGACGATACGCGGGTGGAGCTGACGACGGACAATGGGAGCGGTGGGGACAACTTCGTCGACACGATCTTCGACCAGGAAGCCGCGACGAGCATCACGGCGGGAGCGGCACCGTTTACGGGTTCCTTCCGGCCGGAAGGCGACCTGTCAACCCTGTATACCAAGATGGCCAACGGAACCTGGACGCTGGAAATTTACGACGATGGAAGCGGGGACACGGGCACGTTAACGGGATGGAGCCTGATCTTCACCTTCCCTGGAGCTGCGTGCGGTCCCCATATGACCTACAGCACGCACGCTCTGGTGGCGGATACCTGCACGGGAACAGGAGGAGCGGTGGACGGAGTCTGGGACGCGGGAGAGCGGGTACAGTTCAGCGTGACGGTGGAGAATGACGGGACCGTGGACCTGACGAACGTGACCGCGACGGTCACCGCGGTTACCGCGGGAATGTCGATGGTGGATGGGTCCGCCTCGTTTGGCGCGATCGCCCGCGGTGCAACGGGACTCTCCCAGGGAGATCATGTGATGGTCCAGCTGCCTCCGGGGCTCTCCTGTGGGCAGATGGTGGATTTTTCCATCGAGATCACATCGGACCTGGGAACCACATGGACGGACACGTTCAGCCAGGAGCTCGGGTCCTACTCCGGAGGGACGGTTCCGATCTGGATTGATGACTTTGAAACAGACAGAGGCTGGACCTTCTCGAGCGCAGCGGGAGAGTGGGAGCGCGGGGCGCCTCAGGGACTCGGCGGTTCGGCGAATGGAGGATCGGGGAATTCCGATCCCTCCGCGGCGGTATCCGGCACGCGGGTACTGGGCAATGACCTCAGCGGTCAGGGGAGTTATTCGGGCAACTACGAGGACTCGATTACCACGGCCTCAACGGCGACCTCTCCGGCCATTAACTGTTCGGGATACAGCAACGTCCAGCTTTCCTTCCAGCGATGGCTTGGGGTTGAATCCTCCACCTTTGATCATGCCCGGGTACAGGTGTCCAATGATGGGACGAACTGGACAGAGGTCTACGGAAACCCCTCCAGCAGTTTCAGTGACTCAAGCTGGGGGTTGTTCACGTACGACATATCCGCGGTTGCGGAT